The Halarchaeum grantii genome contains a region encoding:
- a CDS encoding DUF7093 family protein, with translation MGLKCSLLGHEYGEPETEREREERGDEVVETVRTVEYCERCGAERVVSENTEVRSIRQAPPSLGDDRDETAATADTADATDAPGSDDGLTSAVERVAAESATDADERDAALAEPTADTEPAAATDDAESETTTDFEVDEEPSPAEDDAVILTDDGEEVSPERARGEWPSSSDTRAEERGDPQTAESTTEFVAGDEDAEETEDDAVFIEETVDGDADADASGDGTATAWPEQDGDDEGFAAEAASAGGTDVSFGGGLTPEEEPERAAGDTATGAEDEGGADARSGIASAGPIDTDRRSESANTDGDALVCPECGERTAVTGSSLRAGDICPECHRGYLAEAPERA, from the coding sequence ATGGGTCTCAAGTGTTCCCTGCTCGGGCACGAGTACGGCGAGCCCGAAACGGAACGCGAACGCGAGGAGCGCGGCGACGAGGTGGTCGAGACCGTCCGCACCGTCGAGTACTGCGAGCGCTGTGGAGCGGAGCGCGTCGTGAGCGAGAACACGGAGGTCCGCTCGATTCGACAGGCCCCGCCCTCGCTCGGCGACGACCGGGACGAGACAGCCGCGACGGCCGATACGGCCGACGCGACGGACGCGCCGGGGTCGGACGACGGACTGACGAGCGCCGTCGAACGCGTCGCGGCGGAGTCGGCGACCGACGCGGACGAGCGCGACGCGGCGCTCGCGGAACCAACGGCCGACACCGAGCCAGCGGCGGCGACGGACGACGCCGAGTCGGAGACGACGACCGACTTCGAGGTCGACGAGGAGCCGTCGCCCGCCGAAGACGACGCCGTCATCCTCACCGACGACGGCGAGGAGGTCTCGCCGGAGCGCGCTCGCGGCGAGTGGCCGTCCAGCAGCGACACCCGCGCCGAGGAGCGCGGCGACCCACAGACCGCCGAGTCCACGACCGAGTTCGTGGCGGGCGACGAAGATGCCGAGGAGACGGAGGACGACGCCGTCTTCATCGAGGAGACGGTCGACGGGGACGCGGACGCGGACGCGAGCGGCGATGGCACCGCGACGGCGTGGCCCGAGCAGGACGGCGACGACGAGGGGTTCGCGGCGGAGGCCGCGAGCGCGGGCGGAACGGACGTCTCCTTCGGCGGCGGCCTCACCCCCGAGGAGGAACCGGAGCGTGCGGCCGGTGACACCGCGACCGGCGCCGAGGACGAGGGCGGAGCCGACGCGCGCAGCGGCATCGCGAGCGCCGGCCCGATCGACACCGACCGGCGCTCGGAGAGCGCCAACACCGACGGCGACGCGCTCGTCTGCCCGGAGTGCGGGGAGCGAACGGCCGTCACCGGGTCGTCGCTCCGCGCGGGCGACATCTGCCCCGAGTGCCATCGCGGCTATCTCGCCGAAGCCCCCGAGAGGGCGTGA
- a CDS encoding aminomethyltransferase family protein: protein MTVVRDTHEAYGAVFEERGERALPRHFGRPERTHRAVRNAVGVTEHAYGVLVVSGDDRRDFVDNAVTNTVPETDGQGTYALLLDPQAGVRTDMYVYEAGDRLLCFLPPETVGDVAAEWRENVFIEDVEITEATDDFGVFGVHGPNATEKVASVLHGSGAPDAPLSFVRGEIYDHGVTVIRTDSTTGEEGYEVVVGADGASDILDTLITRGLNAAPFGTAVWEALTLEAGTPVYPHDMAGRVPNVLGLRTALDFEKGCYVGQEIVSKVENRGRPSQRLVGLELEGDAEAVPAVGDGLDVRDGERTVGEVTRAAWGESVGAPLAFALVDYGLDAEAVAVPTEDGEREAAVVELPFVVGSDRSARVPRYE, encoded by the coding sequence ATGACCGTCGTCAGGGATACCCACGAGGCCTACGGCGCCGTCTTCGAGGAGCGCGGCGAGCGCGCGCTCCCCCGCCACTTCGGGCGGCCGGAGCGCACGCACCGCGCCGTCCGGAACGCCGTGGGCGTCACCGAGCACGCCTACGGCGTCCTCGTCGTCAGCGGCGACGACCGCCGCGACTTCGTCGACAACGCCGTCACGAACACCGTCCCCGAGACGGACGGACAGGGCACGTACGCGCTCCTGCTCGACCCGCAGGCCGGCGTTCGCACGGACATGTACGTCTACGAGGCGGGCGACAGACTCCTCTGCTTCCTCCCGCCCGAAACCGTCGGTGACGTCGCCGCCGAGTGGCGCGAGAACGTCTTCATCGAGGACGTCGAGATAACCGAAGCCACCGACGACTTCGGCGTCTTCGGCGTCCACGGCCCGAACGCCACCGAGAAGGTCGCGTCCGTCCTCCACGGCTCGGGCGCGCCGGACGCCCCGCTCTCCTTCGTTCGCGGCGAGATCTACGACCACGGCGTCACCGTCATCCGGACCGACTCGACGACCGGCGAGGAGGGCTACGAGGTCGTCGTCGGCGCGGACGGCGCGAGCGACATCCTCGACACGCTCATCACGCGCGGGCTGAACGCCGCGCCGTTCGGCACCGCCGTCTGGGAGGCGCTCACGCTCGAAGCCGGCACCCCGGTCTACCCGCACGACATGGCCGGCCGCGTCCCGAACGTCCTCGGTCTGCGGACCGCGCTCGACTTCGAGAAGGGCTGTTACGTCGGCCAAGAGATCGTCTCGAAGGTCGAGAACCGGGGGCGCCCCTCCCAGCGTCTCGTCGGCCTCGAACTCGAGGGCGACGCCGAGGCCGTCCCCGCGGTCGGCGACGGTCTCGACGTCCGCGACGGGGAGCGCACCGTCGGCGAGGTGACGCGTGCGGCGTGGGGCGAGTCCGTCGGCGCACCGCTCGCGTTCGCGCTCGTGGACTACGGCCTCGACGCCGAGGCCGTCGCGGTCCCCACCGAGGACGGCGAGCGCGAGGCCGCCGTCGTCGAACTCCCGTTCGTCGTCGGGAGCGACCGCTCCGCGCGCGTGCCGAGATACGAGTAG
- a CDS encoding cell division protein SepF, producing MGFMEKILGGSGRSTEDYVELDLGDFDTGTTEAQTTVHIAEIDNQEDVIAIKDAVYDGDIVVADITRLRTEDSMTEHLVEELRQVAREVDGDIVQKGDDQLIVAPSGIAISRQKLNR from the coding sequence ATGGGATTCATGGAGAAGATCCTCGGCGGCTCCGGCCGCAGTACCGAGGACTACGTCGAGCTCGACCTCGGCGACTTCGACACCGGGACGACCGAGGCGCAGACAACCGTCCACATCGCGGAGATCGACAACCAAGAGGACGTCATCGCCATCAAGGACGCCGTCTACGACGGCGACATCGTCGTCGCGGACATCACGCGCCTGCGCACCGAGGACTCGATGACCGAGCACCTCGTCGAGGAACTCCGGCAGGTCGCCCGCGAGGTCGACGGCGACATCGTCCAAAAGGGCGACGACCAACTCATCGTCGCGCCGTCCGGCATCGCGATCAGCCGCCAGAAACTCAACCGCTGA
- a CDS encoding RNA-binding protein: MEVSSRHHLRSDDVRELNENLDAILGVTLDADSYELVEFKDEARDVVLVDGEPLAAYFDDEPFLTVRGANAHPPERGVVTVDAGAVSFVSDGADVMRPGITAADDSIDEGDLVIIVEETHGKALAVGRALVDGAEMSGDSGKVVESLHHVGDELFDFDA, encoded by the coding sequence ATGGAAGTCTCGTCCCGCCACCATCTCCGAAGCGACGACGTCCGCGAACTGAACGAGAACCTCGACGCCATCCTCGGCGTGACGCTCGACGCGGACAGCTACGAACTCGTCGAGTTCAAGGACGAAGCGCGCGACGTCGTCCTCGTCGACGGCGAGCCGCTCGCGGCGTACTTCGACGACGAACCGTTCCTCACCGTTCGGGGCGCGAACGCACACCCCCCGGAGCGCGGCGTCGTCACCGTGGACGCGGGCGCGGTGTCGTTCGTGAGCGACGGCGCGGACGTGATGCGCCCCGGCATCACGGCGGCAGACGACTCCATCGACGAGGGCGACCTGGTGATAATCGTCGAGGAGACGCACGGGAAGGCGCTCGCCGTCGGGCGCGCGCTCGTGGACGGCGCGGAGATGTCGGGCGACTCGGGGAAGGTCGTCGAGTCGCTCCATCACGTCGGCGACGAGCTCTTCGATTTCGACGCCTGA
- a CDS encoding DUF1028 domain-containing protein, which yields MTFSICVHESYEGENGDTEDRFGVAVTTRLPAVGTLCPFVSENAAVATQSMVNVELGRKGVAYVDDGLAIEDALEALVNADDGRAERQLHGVDADGTFAFSGPECHGWVGEIEGENYTVAGNLLTGESVVAAVAESYERSDRGTPLAERLVDALAAGQAEGGDKRETLTVQSAALKVATTEDEANEPEYGSDLRVDASESPVRDLRETYRMATTEFAKAAERYEREES from the coding sequence ATGACGTTCAGTATCTGCGTCCACGAGAGCTACGAGGGCGAGAACGGCGACACGGAGGACCGCTTCGGGGTGGCGGTGACGACGCGCCTCCCGGCCGTCGGCACGCTCTGCCCGTTCGTCTCCGAGAACGCCGCCGTCGCGACGCAGTCGATGGTGAACGTCGAGCTCGGGCGGAAGGGCGTCGCGTACGTCGACGACGGTCTCGCGATCGAGGACGCGCTGGAGGCGCTGGTGAACGCGGACGACGGTCGCGCGGAGCGCCAACTGCACGGCGTCGACGCCGACGGGACGTTCGCGTTCTCCGGACCGGAGTGTCACGGCTGGGTCGGCGAAATCGAGGGGGAGAACTACACGGTCGCGGGGAACCTCCTGACCGGCGAGTCCGTCGTGGCGGCCGTCGCGGAGAGCTACGAGCGAAGCGACCGTGGGACGCCGCTCGCCGAGCGCCTCGTGGACGCGCTCGCCGCCGGCCAAGCGGAGGGCGGCGACAAGCGCGAGACGCTCACGGTGCAGTCGGCGGCGCTGAAGGTCGCAACCACCGAGGACGAGGCGAACGAGCCCGAGTACGGCTCGGACCTGCGCGTCGACGCCTCCGAGTCGCCGGTTCGGGACCTCCGGGAGACGTATCGGATGGCGACGACGGAGTTCGCGAAGGCCGCCGAGCGCTACGAGCGCGAGGAGAGCTAA
- a CDS encoding DUF7385 family protein translates to MDDDAYNELVSSLTPYEEAGGVKTYTNTVSLACPACEEPFDDLVVCREEFNSLELSKVLDLCVTTHDGDVLLFTHQ, encoded by the coding sequence ATGGACGACGACGCGTACAACGAACTCGTCTCTTCGCTGACGCCGTACGAGGAGGCGGGCGGCGTGAAGACGTACACGAACACGGTCAGTCTGGCGTGTCCGGCGTGCGAGGAGCCGTTCGACGACTTAGTGGTGTGTCGTGAGGAGTTCAACAGCCTCGAGCTCTCGAAGGTGCTCGATCTCTGCGTGACGACACACGACGGCGACGTGCTGTTGTTCACGCACCAGTAG
- the uvrA gene encoding excinuclease ABC subunit UvrA → MSEDYITVRGAEEHNLKDLDVEIPREEFTVVTGLSGSGKSSLAFETIYAEGQRRYIESLSAYARNFLGQMDKPQVESVEGLSPAISIDQKNAANNPRSTVGTVTELHDYLRLLYARVGTPHCPECGREVGEQSAQQMVRRIMELPEGTKAKLAAPVVRDQKGAFDDRFDDLLSEGYARVEVDGETYDLATEKPDLDENYDHTVDVVVDRVKVSEDARSRITDSVETALEEADGVLKVIVPDPEADVELGGATARATGDLADDDDEERLVVEFSEELACTHCGIDISEIETRSFSFNSPHGACPECEGIGETKEVSEDLVVQDESKPIKHVFEPWSYNRSYYRNMLDNVAEHFGVSVETPFEELDEAIQQAFVWGTDEEVVFEKQTKNGVRRKTEQFEGVVPNLERRYVETDSDRVREHIEDYMSVTECPACEGTRLKPESRAVLIDGTSITEVNRMSIVDALSHFEDVEGSFSERERKIAEEILKEIRARLGFMTEVGLDYLTLDREASTLSGGESQRIRLATQIGSGLVGVLYVLDEPSIGLHQRDNDRLLNTLEELRDLGNTLLVVEHDEETMRRADEIVDMGPGPGRHGGEVVAQGSFEEIVASEESITADYLAGRKRIPVPEERRDWDESLTVRGARQHNLKDLDVDIPVGAFTAITGVSGSGKSTLMHDVLYAGLARAMNDNTSVEPGEHDGIEGTEHIETVRLIDQSPIGRTPRSNPATYTGVFDYVREKFAQTKLAQQRGYDKGRFSFNVKGGRCEECGGQGTVKIEMNFLSDVHVPCEECGGARYNDETLDVTYKGKTIADVLEMSVEEALDFFEADSRLARRLQLLSDVGLDYMRLGQPSTTLSGGEAQRVKLAEELGKKATGETLYLLDEPTTGLHSEDERKLVDVLQRLTDRGNSVVVIEHELDLVKNADHVIDLGPEGGEAGGDVVATGTPEELADVEASYTGRYLRDKLPSVDVEGPRSDREKPGAPAPTTDD, encoded by the coding sequence ATGAGCGAGGACTACATCACGGTGCGGGGCGCGGAGGAGCACAACCTGAAGGACCTCGACGTCGAGATCCCGCGCGAGGAGTTCACGGTCGTCACGGGGCTCTCCGGGTCGGGGAAGTCATCGCTGGCGTTCGAGACGATCTACGCGGAGGGCCAGCGGCGCTACATCGAGTCGCTCTCCGCGTACGCCCGGAACTTCCTCGGGCAGATGGACAAACCGCAGGTCGAGTCGGTCGAGGGGCTCTCCCCGGCGATCAGCATCGACCAGAAGAACGCCGCGAACAACCCGCGCTCGACGGTCGGGACCGTCACCGAGCTCCACGACTACCTGCGTCTGCTCTACGCGCGGGTCGGGACGCCACACTGTCCGGAGTGCGGCCGCGAGGTCGGCGAGCAGTCCGCCCAGCAGATGGTGCGGCGCATCATGGAGCTCCCGGAGGGGACGAAGGCGAAGCTCGCCGCGCCCGTCGTCCGCGACCAGAAGGGGGCGTTCGACGACCGCTTCGACGACCTTCTCTCGGAGGGGTACGCCCGCGTCGAGGTGGACGGCGAGACGTACGACCTCGCGACGGAGAAACCCGACCTCGACGAGAACTACGACCACACGGTCGACGTCGTCGTCGACCGCGTGAAAGTGAGCGAGGACGCGCGTTCGCGCATCACGGACTCCGTGGAGACGGCACTCGAGGAGGCGGACGGCGTCCTGAAGGTCATCGTTCCCGACCCCGAGGCCGACGTCGAGCTCGGCGGCGCGACGGCGCGCGCGACCGGCGACCTCGCCGACGACGACGACGAGGAGCGCCTCGTCGTCGAGTTCTCCGAGGAACTCGCGTGTACGCACTGCGGGATCGACATCTCGGAGATCGAGACGCGGAGCTTCTCCTTCAACAGCCCGCACGGCGCGTGCCCGGAGTGTGAGGGCATCGGCGAGACGAAGGAAGTGAGCGAAGACCTCGTGGTGCAGGACGAGTCGAAACCGATCAAGCACGTCTTCGAGCCGTGGAGCTACAACCGCTCCTACTACCGCAACATGCTCGACAACGTCGCCGAGCACTTCGGCGTGAGCGTCGAGACGCCGTTCGAGGAGCTCGACGAGGCGATCCAACAGGCCTTCGTCTGGGGGACCGATGAGGAGGTCGTCTTCGAGAAGCAGACGAAGAACGGCGTGCGGCGCAAAACGGAGCAGTTCGAGGGCGTCGTCCCGAACCTCGAACGGCGCTACGTCGAAACCGACTCGGACCGCGTGCGCGAGCACATCGAGGACTACATGAGCGTCACGGAATGCCCGGCTTGCGAGGGGACGCGCCTGAAGCCCGAATCGCGCGCCGTGCTCATCGATGGCACCTCGATCACGGAGGTGAACCGCATGAGCATCGTCGACGCCCTCTCGCACTTCGAGGACGTCGAGGGGTCGTTCTCGGAGCGCGAGCGGAAGATCGCCGAGGAGATCCTGAAGGAGATCCGCGCGCGCCTCGGCTTCATGACCGAAGTGGGGTTGGACTACCTCACGCTCGACCGCGAGGCCTCGACGCTGTCGGGCGGGGAGTCCCAGCGCATTCGCCTCGCGACGCAGATCGGGTCGGGGCTCGTCGGCGTGCTCTACGTGCTCGACGAGCCCTCCATCGGCCTCCACCAGCGCGACAACGACCGGCTCCTGAACACCTTAGAGGAACTTCGCGACCTCGGGAACACCCTGCTCGTCGTCGAGCACGACGAGGAGACGATGCGTCGCGCGGACGAGATCGTCGACATGGGCCCCGGGCCCGGCAGGCACGGCGGCGAAGTCGTCGCGCAGGGCTCCTTCGAGGAGATCGTCGCGTCCGAGGAGTCGATCACGGCGGACTACCTCGCCGGCCGCAAGCGGATTCCGGTCCCCGAGGAGCGCCGCGACTGGGACGAGTCGCTGACGGTTCGCGGCGCGCGCCAGCACAACCTGAAGGACCTCGACGTCGACATTCCGGTGGGCGCGTTCACCGCAATCACCGGCGTCTCGGGCTCCGGGAAGTCGACGCTGATGCACGACGTCCTCTACGCGGGCCTCGCGCGCGCGATGAACGACAACACGAGCGTCGAACCCGGCGAGCACGACGGCATCGAGGGCACCGAGCACATCGAGACCGTCCGGCTGATCGATCAGTCGCCCATCGGGCGCACCCCCCGGAGCAACCCCGCGACCTACACGGGGGTGTTCGACTACGTCCGCGAGAAGTTCGCGCAGACGAAGCTGGCCCAGCAGCGCGGCTACGACAAGGGCCGCTTCAGCTTCAACGTGAAGGGCGGGCGCTGCGAGGAGTGCGGCGGGCAGGGCACCGTGAAGATCGAGATGAACTTCCTCAGCGACGTCCACGTCCCCTGCGAGGAGTGCGGCGGGGCGCGCTACAACGACGAGACGCTCGACGTCACCTACAAGGGCAAGACCATCGCGGACGTCCTCGAGATGAGCGTCGAGGAGGCCCTCGACTTCTTCGAGGCGGACTCGCGGCTCGCGCGACGCCTCCAACTGTTGAGCGACGTCGGCCTCGACTACATGCGCCTCGGCCAGCCCTCGACGACGCTTTCGGGGGGTGAGGCCCAGCGCGTGAAGCTCGCCGAGGAGCTCGGGAAGAAGGCGACCGGCGAGACGCTCTACCTCCTCGACGAGCCGACGACCGGCCTCCACTCGGAGGACGAGCGCAAGCTCGTCGACGTCCTCCAGCGGCTCACGGATCGCGGGAACTCGGTCGTCGTCATCGAGCACGAACTCGACCTCGTGAAGAACGCCGACCACGTCATCGACCTCGGCCCCGAGGGCGGCGAAGCCGGCGGCGACGTCGTCGCCACCGGCACGCCCGAGGAGCTCGCGGACGTCGAGGCGAGCTACACGGGGCGGTACCTCCGCGACAAGCTCCCGAGCGTCGACGTCGAAGGACCCCGGTCCGACCGCGAGAAGCCCGGGGCGCCCGCGCCGACGACGGACGACTAG
- a CDS encoding lactate utilization protein: MSEQTKADYIDDVDVDEEWDAHPSDAELEEAVESLEESGFEVEVVADAEEALEVVTEEIPEGASVMNGHSTTLEEIGFMEYLNEGEHEWENLYGEVFSIDDDQARAKARREAQTADYFLGSVNAIGREDGTLVAADLSGSRIGAYPFAAGHVVTVAGVNKVVADEEAARERLHDYAYAFENERAQEAYGVESYPSKELVVRQETVEGRTTVVLVEETLGY, from the coding sequence ATGTCCGAGCAGACGAAGGCCGACTACATCGACGACGTGGACGTGGACGAGGAGTGGGACGCGCACCCGAGCGACGCCGAACTCGAAGAGGCCGTCGAAAGCCTCGAAGAGAGCGGGTTCGAGGTCGAGGTCGTCGCGGACGCCGAGGAGGCCCTCGAGGTCGTCACCGAGGAGATCCCGGAGGGCGCGTCGGTGATGAACGGTCACTCGACGACGCTCGAGGAGATCGGCTTCATGGAGTACCTGAACGAGGGCGAGCACGAGTGGGAGAACCTCTACGGTGAGGTCTTCTCCATCGACGACGATCAGGCGCGCGCGAAGGCCCGCCGCGAAGCGCAGACCGCCGACTACTTCCTCGGGAGCGTGAACGCCATCGGCCGCGAGGACGGCACGCTCGTCGCCGCCGACCTCTCCGGGAGCCGCATCGGTGCCTATCCGTTCGCCGCAGGGCACGTCGTCACGGTCGCCGGCGTGAACAAGGTCGTCGCGGACGAGGAGGCCGCACGCGAGCGCCTCCACGACTACGCCTACGCGTTCGAGAACGAGCGCGCGCAGGAGGCCTACGGCGTCGAGAGCTACCCCTCGAAGGAGCTCGTCGTCCGACAGGAGACCGTCGAGGGGCGCACGACGGTCGTCCTCGTCGAGGAGACGCTCGGCTACTAA
- a CDS encoding geranylgeranyl reductase family protein, translated as MYDFAVVGVGPPGARFARRAAERGYDVVAFERGEIGKPLACSGHVSLDVWEYVPESARERLHQNDVYGARFHTGGPDSDAHDFYYTDRPVSNAVDRVELDKTLAEAAEDAGASVHDGHTVTAVREKSGYVELDVRSSGGDETVAARMVAGCDGPRSRVRSELDLPEPEEFLHGVLAFDPEPDHDDFVDVHLTVPGFFAWRIPRGEAGVEYGLAATPTESGDVAERFDAFVAEYGVDERIEHRCSGLIPVGPPDSVTSTRAFLLGDAAGMTKPFTGGGILYGMTAADVAAETVHPEDPTTLPTFEDAWRDELGRDIALGKLIRKGYDAPRLAQEVGMRLFEGEIGVHMDKPSTLFSTEQVKALFKR; from the coding sequence ATGTACGACTTCGCGGTCGTCGGCGTCGGCCCGCCCGGCGCGCGCTTCGCCCGGCGCGCGGCCGAGCGTGGCTACGACGTCGTCGCGTTCGAGCGCGGCGAGATCGGGAAGCCCCTCGCGTGCTCGGGGCACGTCTCGCTCGACGTCTGGGAGTACGTCCCCGAGTCGGCGCGCGAGCGCCTCCACCAGAACGACGTCTACGGCGCGCGCTTCCACACGGGTGGCCCCGACAGCGACGCGCACGACTTCTACTACACGGACCGACCGGTGTCGAACGCCGTCGACAGGGTCGAACTGGACAAGACGCTCGCAGAGGCCGCCGAAGACGCGGGCGCGAGCGTCCACGACGGCCACACCGTCACGGCGGTCCGCGAGAAGTCGGGCTACGTCGAACTCGACGTGCGGAGCTCCGGCGGCGACGAGACGGTGGCGGCGCGGATGGTCGCGGGCTGTGACGGCCCGCGCTCGCGCGTCCGCTCCGAGCTCGACCTCCCGGAACCTGAGGAGTTCCTGCACGGCGTGCTCGCGTTCGACCCCGAGCCCGACCACGACGACTTCGTCGACGTCCACCTCACGGTTCCGGGCTTCTTCGCGTGGCGGATTCCGCGGGGCGAGGCGGGCGTCGAGTACGGCCTCGCCGCCACGCCCACGGAGTCGGGTGACGTCGCGGAACGCTTCGACGCGTTCGTCGCGGAGTACGGCGTCGATGAGCGCATCGAGCACCGGTGCTCGGGCCTCATTCCCGTCGGGCCGCCCGATAGCGTCACGTCGACGCGGGCGTTCCTCCTCGGTGACGCCGCCGGGATGACGAAGCCGTTCACCGGCGGCGGCATCCTCTACGGGATGACGGCGGCCGACGTCGCGGCGGAAACCGTCCACCCGGAGGACCCGACGACGCTCCCGACGTTCGAGGACGCGTGGCGCGACGAGCTCGGGCGCGACATCGCGCTCGGGAAGCTCATCAGGAAGGGGTACGACGCGCCGCGGCTCGCACAGGAAGTCGGGATGCGCCTCTTCGAGGGCGAGATCGGCGTCCACATGGACAAGCCGAGCACGCTCTTCTCGACGGAGCAGGTGAAGGCGCTGTTCAAGCGCTGA
- a CDS encoding DUF5611 family protein: MKEYKMRRGEYLDERIPDMEATIEEYFGSISGTEEYKGSDLYVIDDPENPVFERIVAGAVSYSGKKDKLAVEFEERPAADVIADGHVDAAEDAVSAKNEFLLEATGRDAKSRRDSLKRKVEDKDETPDGVS; the protein is encoded by the coding sequence ATGAAGGAGTACAAGATGCGCCGTGGGGAGTACCTCGACGAGCGGATCCCCGACATGGAGGCCACCATCGAGGAGTACTTCGGTTCGATATCCGGGACGGAGGAATACAAGGGCAGCGACCTCTACGTCATCGACGACCCCGAGAACCCGGTCTTCGAGCGCATCGTCGCGGGCGCCGTCTCCTACTCCGGGAAGAAGGACAAGCTCGCAGTCGAGTTCGAGGAGCGGCCCGCCGCCGACGTCATCGCCGACGGCCACGTCGACGCCGCCGAGGACGCGGTGTCCGCGAAGAACGAGTTCCTCCTCGAAGCCACGGGTCGCGACGCGAAGTCCCGCCGCGACTCCCTCAAGCGGAAGGTCGAGGACAAAGACGAGACTCCGGACGGAGTCTCGTAA
- a CDS encoding RNB domain-containing ribonuclease produces the protein MSNDATAASADQEPEGPVRVPADLARQLENKREDLFEKFEIRDEFPPEVMTEAEERVENVQAEIEAEVDDREDLRDLTTWTTDPADAQDFDDAISIEEREDEYVLWVHIADVSHYVHPDSEMWEEAIERGNTVYLPGYTIHMLPPVLAETVCSLVPNEDRLAHTVEMHLDKETLGYETIDIYKSVIESDERLTYKQAEERLDDEDAPLHEECNLVFDVADRMHEQRKEEGSLVLNPRRDRAHTIIEECMLKANKAVTHELMWSRGVEAVYRVHPQPSPDEWDDALREIQELDGVSIPGDSWDDPRKAVNATLEEAPGRQLGKIQWAVMKVMPRAKYMNDPFGGHHALNFEIYGHFTSPIRRMSDLVNHWIVYQNDVPETLIELCDHASDRQKAGENAEREYSDFLEEVGLDADAVKNRGIEVDDDIDDIQY, from the coding sequence ATGTCGAACGACGCTACTGCGGCGAGCGCGGACCAAGAGCCTGAGGGGCCGGTCCGCGTCCCCGCCGACCTCGCGCGCCAACTCGAGAACAAGCGCGAGGACCTCTTCGAGAAGTTCGAGATTCGCGACGAGTTCCCCCCCGAAGTGATGACCGAAGCGGAGGAACGCGTCGAGAACGTACAGGCCGAAATCGAAGCCGAGGTCGACGACCGCGAGGACCTTCGGGACCTCACCACGTGGACGACCGACCCCGCGGACGCACAGGACTTCGACGACGCCATCAGCATCGAAGAGCGCGAGGACGAGTACGTCCTCTGGGTCCACATCGCCGACGTCTCCCACTACGTCCACCCCGACTCCGAGATGTGGGAGGAGGCCATCGAGCGCGGGAACACCGTCTACCTCCCCGGCTACACCATCCACATGCTCCCACCGGTGCTCGCCGAAACCGTCTGCTCGCTCGTCCCCAACGAGGACCGCCTCGCGCACACCGTCGAGATGCACCTCGATAAGGAGACGCTCGGCTACGAGACCATCGACATCTACAAGTCCGTCATCGAATCCGACGAGCGCCTCACCTACAAGCAGGCCGAGGAGCGCCTCGACGACGAGGACGCACCGCTCCACGAGGAGTGCAACCTCGTCTTCGACGTCGCCGACCGGATGCACGAGCAGCGCAAGGAGGAGGGCAGCCTCGTCCTCAACCCCCGTCGCGACCGCGCGCACACCATCATCGAGGAGTGCATGCTGAAGGCGAACAAGGCCGTCACGCACGAACTCATGTGGTCGCGCGGCGTCGAAGCCGTCTATCGGGTCCACCCGCAGCCGAGCCCCGACGAGTGGGACGACGCGCTCCGCGAGATCCAGGAGCTCGACGGCGTCTCCATCCCCGGCGACTCGTGGGACGACCCCCGGAAGGCCGTCAACGCCACCCTTGAGGAAGCCCCGGGACGCCAGCTCGGGAAGATCCAGTGGGCGGTGATGAAGGTCATGCCGCGCGCCAAGTACATGAACGACCCCTTCGGCGGCCACCACGCGCTCAACTTCGAGATCTACGGCCACTTCACCAGCCCCATCCGCCGGATGAGCGACCTCGTCAACCACTGGATCGTCTACCAGAACGACGTCCCGGAGACCCTCATCGAGCTCTGCGATCACGCGAGCGACCGCCAGAAAGCCGGTGAGAACGCCGAGCGCGAGTACTCCGACTTCCTCGAAGAGGTCGGCCTCGACGCCGACGCCGTGAAGAACCGCGGCATCGAAGTCGACGACGACATCGACGACATCCAGTACTGA
- a CDS encoding DUF6432 family protein, translating into MQAKSEFRSREDTQVEVLDALVDRREDGMTVFELRSRVDTDIDGLEDALSELKRDGLIAAESRDDRTLIRPADRVVPSEEEAAAESEDAQSFLAWLRERVGL; encoded by the coding sequence ATGCAGGCGAAGAGCGAGTTTCGGTCCCGTGAAGACACGCAGGTCGAAGTGCTGGACGCGCTCGTCGACCGCCGCGAGGACGGCATGACGGTCTTCGAACTCCGCTCCCGCGTCGATACCGACATCGACGGCCTCGAAGACGCCCTCTCGGAGCTGAAGCGCGACGGCCTCATCGCCGCCGAATCCCGGGACGACCGCACGCTCATTCGGCCCGCCGACCGCGTCGTCCCCTCCGAGGAGGAGGCGGCCGCCGAGTCGGAGGACGCCCAGTCGTTCCTCGCGTGGCTCCGCGAGCGCGTCGGCCTCTGA